In Emcibacteraceae bacterium, a single window of DNA contains:
- a CDS encoding NAD(P)-binding oxidoreductase, with protein sequence MKIFIAGASGATGRLLVAQLLKRDHEVKVLVRSNTNLSRKLENHKNLTVVYESILNLDTQEMANLVHGYDAVVSCLGHNLSFSGIFGAPRELVTEATRRLCDAIRVNNPVKPVKFILMNTTGNRNRDLNEQISFAERCVIGLIRLLLPPHRDNEKAADYLRTQIGQKDDRIEWVVVRPALLIDELEVSDYNIHPSPTRSAIFGGGKTSRINVGHLMADLIINGGLWKKWQGKMPVIYNNI encoded by the coding sequence ATGAAAATTTTTATAGCAGGTGCAAGCGGCGCAACAGGCCGATTACTGGTCGCTCAATTACTTAAACGCGACCATGAAGTGAAAGTGTTGGTTCGGTCGAATACTAATTTATCCAGGAAATTGGAAAATCATAAAAACCTGACGGTTGTTTATGAAAGTATTCTTAACCTTGATACCCAGGAAATGGCAAATCTTGTTCATGGATATGATGCCGTGGTCTCATGCCTGGGCCACAATTTGAGCTTTTCTGGTATATTTGGCGCACCGCGCGAACTGGTAACAGAAGCAACACGACGACTTTGTGACGCAATCAGGGTTAATAACCCGGTTAAACCAGTTAAATTTATTCTTATGAATACGACTGGTAACAGAAACAGGGACCTTAATGAGCAGATTTCCTTTGCTGAAAGATGTGTTATTGGACTTATTCGATTACTTCTTCCGCCTCATAGGGATAACGAAAAAGCAGCTGATTATCTGCGCACGCAAATTGGACAAAAAGACGACAGAATAGAATGGGTGGTGGTGCGTCCTGCACTTTTAATCGATGAACTAGAAGTCAGCGACTATAATATTCACCCTTCACCTACCAGAAGTGCAATCTTTGGTGGGGGGAAGACCAGTCGAATTAATGTAGGCCACTTGATGGCTGATCTTATCATAAATGGTGGTCTTTGGAAAAAATGGCAAGGCAAAATGCCAGTAATTTACAATAATATCTGA
- a CDS encoding LysR family transcriptional regulator — protein sequence MDWKSVKFDWNRARAFLVTVEEGSLSAAARALGMTQPTLGRQVSALEEELGVVLFEHVGNGLILTPNGLELVDHVRAMGDAASRVSLSAAGKSQSIEGSVCISASEVDATFRLPAFIAKLRNQEPGIDIEIVVSNDASDLRRREADIAIRTFHPEHPDLIAKKIREINIRLYASPGYINSIGNPDSVSGLSQADFIGFDRSDTVLNILNGFGSNLTQRNFPIITKFLLMQYELVKKGMGIALFPEDIGDADPQIERVIPVLEPIAILPLWLVSHRELRTSKRIRVVYDLLQEELTKF from the coding sequence ATGGATTGGAAATCAGTAAAATTTGATTGGAACAGAGCGCGTGCCTTTTTAGTAACCGTCGAGGAAGGGTCTTTATCTGCTGCGGCTAGGGCTCTTGGTATGACACAGCCTACTCTTGGCCGTCAGGTTTCAGCATTGGAAGAAGAGCTTGGTGTTGTGCTTTTTGAACACGTCGGCAATGGGTTGATTTTAACCCCCAACGGATTAGAGCTTGTTGATCATGTCCGCGCTATGGGGGACGCTGCCAGCCGTGTCTCGCTTTCTGCAGCGGGCAAGTCACAATCTATCGAAGGGTCGGTTTGCATCTCTGCGAGTGAAGTCGATGCTACTTTTCGATTACCCGCCTTCATTGCCAAACTCCGCAATCAAGAGCCCGGTATAGATATAGAAATCGTTGTGTCCAACGATGCAAGTGATTTGCGACGTCGTGAAGCCGATATCGCGATCCGAACTTTTCACCCTGAACATCCTGATCTCATCGCCAAAAAAATCAGGGAAATTAATATCCGTCTCTATGCAAGTCCAGGCTATATAAACAGCATTGGAAACCCGGACTCCGTGAGCGGTCTTTCGCAAGCTGATTTTATTGGGTTTGATCGAAGCGACACCGTCTTGAATATTCTGAATGGTTTTGGATCGAATTTAACCCAAAGAAATTTTCCAATCATAACCAAGTTTCTGCTGATGCAATATGAGCTTGTTAAAAAAGGTATGGGGATTGCCCTTTTTCCAGAAGATATAGGTGATGCAGACCCTCAAATTGAAAGGGTTATTCCAGTCCTTGAGCCTATCGCCATTTTACCACTTTGGCTTGTCTCTCACCGTGAGCTTCGAACCAGTAAGCGTATTCGGG